Within the Epinephelus lanceolatus isolate andai-2023 chromosome 9, ASM4190304v1, whole genome shotgun sequence genome, the region CGCCAGAAAATGTCTAAATGTATGTTTAATACAGAAAGagcagtttgtgtttatgtctttttttgtatttctgcatGTAGTGATTGGCAGGGTAATATTTATGAATAATTTTGAGGGACATCTCCTTATCCTTATTCACAATTAGGTATTTATGAGGAAGCATCCAAACCTTCTTCCAATATCATTTACAAACTGATGCCAATATGCCACGACACATGGGATAGAGACAACATCTTGTTTAAATAGGGCACGTATGGctctattattattaatttttatgtTCATGAGTTCATGGTGAGAAACAGATTTTTCCTACTGGGGAGTCAGCTGCACTGAGGAAAGGAGCCAGGGGAATACCATAGGCTATCATACACCCAGGAGATCTGGGTGtaggtctgataacatttctaaGAAGCATTACAGTGCCTGTTGGAATGGCACTGAAAATATAGCGAATTCCTTAGAGGTTCCTAGAAAATGAAACGTAGATAAGAATTCCCTGTACATGAACAATAGGTCCTCCCCATTAGGcaactgactcaccagcagaacCTGATTCTGAACCCAACGAgaaaagtcatttttttctttaacaaaatGTCTCTATTATTCCATATAAGACACCTGTGTGGTGAAAGGTTTTGTTCATAGACTAAAGCCCAAGCTAGAAGGACCTGCtcatgaaaaagatgaaatagTTACAGCTGAAGATAAAATTCAGTCCACCAAAACGACAGAAGATGTATGAGGAATGAAGTTCCAGATTGAAATAGGATTTTTTAGGAAATGTTTAGCCCATTTAATTTTGAAACTATAATTAGGGGTTGTAAAATCCAGGAAATTAAGCCCTTCAGATTCATAATTattcacaacatttttttttaattttttttttttaaattcaatgtGAACAATTCTTCCAGATAAAAACTAAAAAGCATCTGGTCAACAGCTTTACTGATTTTATTGACCAAATGTAAAGAGAGAGCTGCATATGTGAGCCTGGATGTTCCTTCAGCCTTAGTGAGTAAGACTCTACCATTCAGCTATAAATCTCATTGTATGCAAGTATGTAACTTCTTcctttacagaaacattgcaaACACTGTGCACATTGCAATCCTCAACAGCCAAGAGCTTTGATATTCAAGCAAATGTCTTCAAGTCTTTGCGGTTGTTGTCCCAGGATGCTTGACacgtttaaataaagtttaatagaaaaagaaacacagccTCTTGATGACGTAGTATTCAGGGGACAGAAGGAGGGCGGTTTGAAAGCAAAGAGGCAACTTCTGTCaacatgttcaaaataaaccaaattaCCTGAGAAGATTGAAGTGAGCGTTCACTGTCAGTAAGATATCTTATCTACAACGTATCCGAGACCagtatttaatgtatttttggcgTCTTCACGGTACGTGTAGCTGACGTTAAATAAACTTacgctagctaatgttagctcgcGGTTAGCTGTCGCTGGTGTTTTCCCGGCTGCTGGCTGTCTCTGATTTTACTTTCCGCTTAATGTTGACACAGTGTGCCTCAAAATAGTGTTGTTTCTTCGCCGAAGCTTAACACAACCTGTCAAAATGGCGAGCGTGCATGAAAGTTTGTATTTTAACCCCATGATGACGAACGGAGTGGTCCATGCTAACGTGTTCGGTATCAAAGACTGGGTGACTCCGTATAAAATCTCCGTCCTGGCGCTGCTGTACGACATGACTGCGTCCAAAATCTCGCTGCCAGAGAGAAGACGACTGAACAAACTCATACTACCCTTACAGCAGGTTAGTTTTATTCATGTAGTTATCTTGCATACTGCTGTGTTGTAGCAGGCGTGTCATAGTTGTGTCCTTTGTGTCATGTATCAGGGTCCAGACCTGACTCTTGGACAGTTCCTGAAGACTGTGGAGGAGTGCTGCCCCCAGACTGCGTATGCTGTCAAACTCAGGTATGCTGCTTCTGTTAGTCTGAACCTCTGTGACTTTATTTAATCATCCAGTCGCATGcaacactgctgctctgttagaaATCAATGTTATGGTTACTACTACTTTATTGCTGGTGCTTTCTCGGTCTCCTAAATTcagaaaaacattattgtaaCGTTGCATTTGGCCAAGACATCTAATAACCAAGGttcagacaatacaataaaacaataatgttAAAATATTGGCATGTGTAGTGGCtgaggctgttttttttcttcaaaggCTGCATGAAATGGCAGACGGAGAGCTGAAAGACATGGAGTATTTCTTTTCCACTCTTCCCACTCCATTCACTGCTTTTGACTCTGAGGCTTATAAAACCAGTGTTGTGGGTGAGTAGTACACATGATTTGTCATCTATGAAAGTATGATTAGAAGTCTTGAATATCTGTGTTATTCTTATTAAGATGACTATGGTTAAGTTATATCTCCCTTGTTTTTTAGGTCTTTTTATGAGACACATGCTCCTGGCCTACAACAAGCTGTCTTTCAGTCAGGTCTACAAGCTGTACAAGTCCCTGCAGCACTACTACCACAGTCACTATGCCAAGCCCACGGATGGGCAGGTGGGTTTGCCAGCGCTGGTCGCTGACGACTCCGACATGGACCTCACCAGCACTGAGGATACTGTAGGGGACAGAATAGACAGAGAGGAGTTGGACACCCCACTGCATGAGTCAGAGCTTCGGTTAGTGATGCAAATTCCTggataaaataatttgattttctGTAACATATTTTACTTTCAGGAAGTGTTTCAACCTGGACTTGAAAGTTTTCACGTTATGTTTTGGTTGTCTGCACCTACTACCTTGCGAAATGTATTCACTGTGTGTATGCCACAAGTTTAAACCATAACCCCCTACAGCTTGATGTTATTGCAACCAGGACGATTGTTAAAAGCAGATCTCATGTGTTATTTTGGCTCTTCTCTAGAAATGACAACACTCCAAGCAGAGGtccactgtcacagaaacaagCTGAATATTTTCTTGCAAGACAGGTCAGTGTTTAAAGCCAGACTCAAATGTTCAAACCAGCAGATCTGacacaatattttaaaaatgtcaccaTCCACATCTTGTGTCAAACATAGATGTGCTGTTGTAGCACTTCAGGGCtcttacagtttttgaaaacctCTTTCTGCAGGCCTATCTTCTGAAGAATGATGAGAATAAAGCTCTAAAGCCTGCTGCACTACAGGAAGAGCTCAACAACATGCTGAAGTTTAACCCAGATTTTGCTGAGGCGGTGAGCTCCGTCTACTTGACTTAACCTGCTATACTAACAAGTCTACAATGACGCCTTCTTCATtagctgtgatttttttttactctctccTCAGCATTATGTAAACTACCTGAACAACATGAGAGTCCAGGATATCTTCCTGTCTGCGCACAGTCTCTTGCATTATTTTGACCGCCTCATCTTGTCTGGAAATGAGGGAAAGAGTAACGGGGATGAAGGCTATGGCCGAAGTCTCCGCTACGCTGCTCTCAACCTGGCAAGCCTGCACTGTCGCTTCGGCCACTAGTGAGTACAAGAACTGGTGGAGTCTCAGTTGGTGACAGGTCCCTACAAAAAAAGTgtctgtaaaaatgaaaaatgacttaaaaagctgttcttttcttctccttcagTCAGCAGGCTGATCTGGCTCTACAGGAAGCTATCCGCATTGCCCAGGAGTCCAATGATCATGTGTGCTTGCAGCACTGTCTGGTAAAATACGTTTTCTACTGTTATTAGTATTTTACTTCATGTCACTGTTGTACCGTAATTGATGGCTAATAATGTTTGAATGTAATATGAGTGTGCCTTAGTTCTCCCTGTCTCTTTGTTTCCTACATCAGAGTTGGCTGTACACACTGGAACAGATGAAGGGATCTGACAGCACTGTGTTAACTGAGGATTCAGTGAAAATGGCTGCCCATTTCTGCCTGCCAGTGAGTGCAACATAAGCTCCTGAATAAGAATGCCTATATTAGAGTGgctgtgtgtttattattagcattatttttaaattgccTTGGCTCACATTTCACAACAGTTTTAAGTCTGCCAAACTCATAACACAGAATGCTTTAATCCTAATTTTGGCCTCAAAACCTCACAtagtaaacaaaatgaaaacactcGTAACAAATTAGGAAATACACTGCACCACAAATTTACCAGGGCATCTCAGGATTATATATATTCATAACTAAATTTTAaacattgttgcattttaaaaaagaaaaagaaaaggaaaagatgtccaacattaatattaatattttcacCAAAACAAGTCTGCAGTGGCAGTTTCCTTCctggaatacttcacccccccaaatgatcagttactcaccctatCTTATGTTGAATCCGTGAGAAAACCTTGTTATTCTGGCATGCCtctggtgaatgaagaatccaaaaatggagaaaattcttgtgATTTGAAGTGAAAGGGATTTATgtttaacaacaacagcaaaactatagcAGAACATCCGTTTCCAGCTTTCCCataactcgtgcagtataatccgagtctcatttattcagtcacatgctcagtacctcccaaacacatgcatttttgcaaaaccattactatttaaaactaaactgaaagtaaaacatatctatgctctcttataagccagactccattgacaaaaggAATAATTTTTCCCTTCACTGAACAAAGGAGTTGCTgttctactgctgcctcgattagttagtttgtttgtgataTTGTGTGACTTTCGTGTTTTAAAGAGCTCATTCAcattcagcaaagtcacacaataacacagacatactactgatcaaggcagtgatagaccagcagctcccatgttcagcaaggtaaaattactgtttttgtcaatggagtctggcttagaTGGAGTCAATGGAGTCTATGCTTAGAGAGCATAGATGAGTGTCAGTattagttcagttccctgttggaaacaTCTGTCTGTTTGGAAAGTACCGAGCAAACAacttgataaatgagacttggattatactgcagcaGTTATGAGAGTTGGTAAACGTTTgttgttttcatagttttgttgttgttaaatgcagcCCCCCTtgtacttcaattcatcaaatcATTGCAATCATAGAAAactgttttgagagcatatttcttgaactgcaatcaaaaatcaagtttgtaagtaaaaacgtatcatcatcattttgcttgtaaatCAGTACTTTTTGCTTGCAAGTTAAAAAGTTTTGCTTGCGAGTTAAAAACTTTTGCTTGCGAGTTAAAAACTTTTGCTTGCAGATCAGTACTCTTTGCTTGCGAGTTAAAGTTTTTGCTTGCAAGTTCAACTGCACTTAATGGGCGGGGCCTACGCTGATGGATGAGAGAAGAGTTTCTATTGGTGGGTTTGACGTGGCTCCATACATACAGAGCGGGCTACACCCACGattccctctctcccactgCAAACGTTCGACAGTCAGCATTACTGCTACACCCCGGAATGGTAGTGACTGTTACACCGTCGAATAGTTCTTCCCTGGCTAAACAAAAGCAATCTACATGCACcagtttaaataaaacattcttgCTATTATTAGGAACTACGCTAGCATTAGTGACGGTTGCATCCACTCATATGCAGTTACCTCACGTTACAGTTCAAACAATATGACAAAGCACAGTACAAACCATATCAACAAGTCATCTATTAAGGGTACACTACTGATAAAATCTGAAGGTGCTTAGGTGACATTTACCCAtctgaaagaataaatgaaaacaaactgtggTTTTGCTGGTCTTCAGTAGCTTTACTCTAGGTGTATCTGCCAACTGAAGAACCAACTGTTTATATACTCAGATTTGCTCTCGTGCCTTTACTCAAATCAGTTCTGCTTTAAATTGAATGGGGGGTATTTGTATGGTATCTGTAGATACAAAATCAATATCATATGCATACAATAATGTCACAATTGAGTGGgcatcgccacctactgctttgacgtgtattacatcacttggTAACGGGTTTTGCAGTTTCGTGtggatatcatatttttttttatcacaccactCGTGTAGAAGAATTTTTTTGGGAAACTGGAGGCCGAAAAACTTCGGTTTCAGAATTGAACTACAGAACTCCCACattgctttgcaagcatactaGGCTGATGAGTagaatttaagaaacaggctaaatgacatgatgttgcacactcttgtacagtaggtggcggtatgcacctTTGAATTGTTTGCAATCCGCCaactgagagaagaagaaaaaaaaatgctttgcaagctgtcattccgattgagactggccaatagagacgtgtcttacagctttcagtttaggcCCCGCCCACCAGCTTCAACTTTGTATTCGCAAGGCTTTTTGACTTGCAAACAAAAAAGGAATGACTCGCAAACAAAACttttgtatttgcattttttaatcaatcattttttttacttgcaataaaacattttttgattgcaatattgatacttttgctctcaaatctttttttgattgcaaaacctactctgtttgattgaataataaagaaacaGCTCCATAgaagtgaagtattcctttaagattaTACAAATAGTAATGACGTAAAAAGCGCAATTAAAGTACAAGTCAGTATTTGAAATAATGTAGGGTAAGAAAGACTTTTAAAACCTTAATTTTGTTCACTGAATATACCATATCACTGCAAGTATAGACAGTGAGTCAAGAGTCTAAGTTTTTTACAACAGTAAATCTAACACTTCACAATGTGCTCTATTGTAGCAAACAATTATCTCAACATTTTGACAGTAATCAATAAGGAAataaattgcatttatttttcctcttagtTACCAGGCATGTTGCAATTCCCGTCTggagagttaaaaaaaacaacaaacaaacaaaacaaaaaaaacggaAATGCCTGAAAATACCTGATGCATTGATTCAGTGAAGTGTACAAATAGTAATAAGCATTATCTTAATATGAGGCCACTGCTTTTTGAGGTCTAATCATgagatttattgttttttattttgttcgtAAGGACCGCATTTTCTGTTTAAAGGTGAGAAATTAACAATTCAGTATTTGAATTTGGATCTTTGCATGAGGAGTTTTGCACATTGAAACGCTGTTGTAAAAACAGAGTGAAAGCAATCATGAAATACTGTAACAGATGTTCTTGGTGTCATTATACAGCATGTACAGCTGTCACACAGTAGGCATTAGATTAACATGTTAGCTGCAATTTAGTACCTCTCATTAGAAAttgtgtctttaattttgtcttgaACTGTTCCCTTCATAAAATAACATACAGGAATACAAAGAAAACTTAAAAGGATTGGAT harbors:
- the anapc5 gene encoding anaphase-promoting complex subunit 5, yielding MASVHESLYFNPMMTNGVVHANVFGIKDWVTPYKISVLALLYDMTASKISLPERRRLNKLILPLQQGPDLTLGQFLKTVEECCPQTAYAVKLRLHEMADGELKDMEYFFSTLPTPFTAFDSEAYKTSVVGLFMRHMLLAYNKLSFSQVYKLYKSLQHYYHSHYAKPTDGQVGLPALVADDSDMDLTSTEDTVGDRIDREELDTPLHESELRNDNTPSRGPLSQKQAEYFLARQAYLLKNDENKALKPAALQEELNNMLKFNPDFAEAHYVNYLNNMRVQDIFLSAHSLLHYFDRLILSGNEGKSNGDEGYGRSLRYAALNLASLHCRFGHYQQADLALQEAIRIAQESNDHVCLQHCLSWLYTLEQMKGSDSTVLTEDSVKMAAHFCLPYLASLGIQSLVQQGATQGKTAHKLMDALKDTDILHWKHSLSELIEISLAQTTSIWRMYGKSTMALQQAQLLLNMSSLEPVNFGVQQNNTEAFAVALCHLAELHAEQGLYCAVSEILQHLREQFPPHTQHAKLWMLCDLKIQFDRYMNKGKYHLAEPLVTAISALNQTEGLYRKAQVLKALNRSTEAYSILQRLQAHCEKTKCTEVVIKVMLSTAELHWESSGFSTALPLLLQALALARQHHLQSLASETILHLAFTQLMLGVPERAISVLHEAIEPVLAHGSVMDKGRALLLTARCQMAVAGFKPNGQGQADLHLAALAVDTLNEAAAYFSKLNCKERLRDVHYLQALLHRSLGQTSQCNKSAMLFRLLDQELQSPAPPVSMRL